In a single window of the Chryseobacterium culicis genome:
- a CDS encoding DUF4292 domain-containing protein, which yields MKNWIPFLLLLLALSSCKTRNTAQNDTDHTRDSINTTKDNGDPKDVNEPVKDKFTFYEHVLIPPKFEQIKIDSKVKVETGSYVPTLDATIYIENDKKVWMNLRALFINAARGIATPEGIKGQDKINKTYIDSDFDYLNNLLNVNFIDYKSLEKILLGRTFVKINDKQFNLTQNAQGFNIVSNINQKIVTDEKNREYKIAIQYDTNYDLLSVNLKDILSSDELDVSYSDWNEYEGIRLPKNVKIIIKGSKSSQILLENTKFDFSRMETPYSVPSSYKKIEIK from the coding sequence ATGAAAAATTGGATCCCTTTTCTTTTATTGCTTCTTGCCTTATCGTCCTGTAAGACCCGTAACACTGCTCAAAATGATACAGATCATACACGGGACAGCATTAATACCACAAAAGATAACGGAGATCCAAAAGATGTGAATGAACCGGTGAAAGACAAATTCACCTTTTATGAACATGTATTGATCCCTCCAAAATTTGAACAGATCAAAATAGACAGCAAAGTAAAGGTAGAAACAGGAAGCTATGTTCCTACACTGGATGCAACCATCTATATTGAAAATGATAAAAAGGTATGGATGAATCTCAGAGCCTTGTTCATCAATGCAGCAAGAGGGATTGCCACTCCGGAAGGAATCAAAGGACAGGATAAAATCAATAAAACTTATATCGATTCTGATTTTGATTATCTTAATAATCTGCTGAATGTCAATTTCATTGATTATAAATCACTGGAAAAAATTTTACTGGGAAGAACCTTTGTGAAAATCAACGACAAGCAGTTTAACCTGACTCAAAATGCACAAGGGTTCAATATTGTTTCCAATATCAATCAGAAAATTGTGACCGATGAAAAAAACAGGGAATATAAGATTGCTATCCAATACGATACCAATTACGATTTACTGTCTGTCAATTTAAAGGATATTCTGTCATCAGACGAACTGGATGTTTCTTATAGTGACTGGAATGAATACGAAGGAATCCGCCTTCCGAAAAATGTTAAAATAATTATAAAAGGTTCAAAATCTAGTCAGATTTTATTGGAAAACACGAAATTTGACTTTTCGAGGATGGAAACACCTTATTCTGTACCATCCAGTTATAAGAAAATTGAGATTAAATGA
- a CDS encoding sugar phosphate nucleotidyltransferase: MKIIVPMAGRGSRLRPHTLTVPKPLIPIAGKPIVQRLVEDIAKVAGENIEEVAFIIGDFGPEIEKSLIQIAEKLGAKGSIYYQNDPLGTAHAIKCAEQSMQGDIVIAFADTLFRADFQLDKNSDGVIWVKSVEDPSAFGVVKLDNYGFITDFVEKPTTYVSDLAIIGIYYFNSAEKLMEEINYIMDNDIKNGGEYQLTTALENLRAKGAKFTLGKVNDWMDCGNKNATVETNSKILEYEREEMMHYPASAVIENSLIIQPCFIGENVKVSNSKVGPGVSLGNNTTVVNSNIENSLIQENTRINHGNLSNSMIGNSAQYFGVAREISLGDYSVLDFLSK, from the coding sequence ATGAAAATTATTGTCCCTATGGCTGGACGTGGTTCCAGATTACGTCCACATACACTGACAGTTCCAAAACCTCTTATTCCTATTGCAGGAAAACCTATTGTACAGAGGTTGGTGGAAGATATTGCTAAAGTTGCAGGAGAAAATATTGAAGAGGTAGCTTTTATCATCGGAGATTTTGGTCCTGAGATCGAAAAATCCCTTATTCAGATTGCTGAAAAGCTGGGAGCAAAAGGAAGTATATATTATCAGAACGATCCTCTTGGAACCGCTCATGCCATCAAATGTGCTGAACAGTCTATGCAGGGAGACATTGTTATTGCTTTTGCAGATACCCTTTTCCGTGCAGATTTCCAGTTGGATAAAAATTCCGACGGTGTAATCTGGGTGAAAAGTGTGGAAGATCCATCTGCTTTCGGAGTAGTAAAATTGGATAATTACGGTTTCATTACCGACTTTGTTGAAAAACCAACGACTTACGTTTCAGATCTTGCCATTATCGGTATTTATTACTTCAACAGTGCTGAAAAACTGATGGAAGAGATCAACTATATCATGGATAATGATATTAAAAACGGAGGTGAATATCAATTGACAACAGCCCTTGAAAACCTTAGAGCGAAAGGAGCTAAATTTACGCTTGGAAAAGTAAATGACTGGATGGACTGTGGTAACAAAAATGCTACCGTAGAAACCAACAGCAAAATCCTTGAATATGAAAGAGAGGAAATGATGCATTATCCGGCTTCTGCTGTAATTGAAAATTCTTTGATTATTCAGCCTTGCTTTATTGGGGAAAATGTAAAAGTTTCTAATTCAAAAGTAGGTCCCGGTGTTTCATTAGGAAACAACACCACTGTTGTGAACTCTAATATTGAAAACTCTCTGATCCAGGAAAACACAAGAATCAATCATGGAAACCTTTCCAATTCTATGATCGGTAATTCTGCACAGTATTTCGGTGTTGCCAGAGAAATTTCTTTAGGTGATTATTCAGTTTTAGATTTTTTATCTAAATAA
- a CDS encoding oligosaccharide flippase family protein yields MYKKLLGQTIIYGVGAIAPRIILFILNPLLIYKIPNEGFAIFTQLYAWISFVNIILSFGFETAYFRFSAEEDNEKKTFNTSFWFLFSTSTLFLALCYLFNQPIADYAGYHDNPEYIRWFALIAFFDNLLVIPFAWLRFHNKPIKYSAVRIVQSIFQAVFTAALFFWIPESLSKSMGLDQNVDYPFFSNLAGSALGFVLLFPIILKVRFQFVTSLFRRMIKYSFPLMLAGLAFMVNENFDKSIQRNHISDEEAGAYGGCYKLAVLMTLFVTAYRMGIEPFFFKQMDKGDAKKTYAKVAEYFAFFACAVALGIIANVSWLKAVFIPNKSYWIAIDIIPIIVIANLCFGIYYNFSTWYKVTDRTSMGTVISWLGAGINIALNLLALNYYHSMMGSAWATFGAYVIMMIVSYLLGQKYYPIPYRMKKMSFFLILLGVFSFIIVKYLNYNIITSNLLFLVFTGMLIYSEKNLILSRIRKN; encoded by the coding sequence TTGTATAAGAAACTATTAGGACAGACAATCATCTACGGAGTAGGGGCAATAGCACCAAGAATCATTCTATTCATCCTTAATCCACTTTTGATCTATAAGATTCCCAATGAAGGTTTTGCAATTTTCACACAGCTTTATGCGTGGATCTCATTTGTTAATATTATTCTTTCTTTTGGTTTTGAAACCGCCTATTTCAGGTTTTCAGCTGAAGAAGATAACGAGAAAAAAACTTTCAATACCTCGTTCTGGTTTTTATTTTCTACTTCCACTCTTTTCCTTGCCTTGTGTTATTTATTTAATCAGCCTATTGCAGATTATGCCGGATATCATGATAATCCTGAGTATATCAGATGGTTTGCACTGATTGCATTTTTCGACAATCTATTGGTGATCCCTTTTGCATGGCTGCGTTTTCATAATAAACCTATCAAATATTCTGCTGTACGAATTGTTCAGTCCATATTTCAGGCTGTTTTTACGGCTGCACTCTTCTTTTGGATCCCGGAAAGCCTATCAAAAAGCATGGGATTGGATCAAAATGTAGACTATCCGTTCTTCAGCAATCTTGCAGGAAGTGCATTGGGCTTTGTATTATTATTTCCAATTATATTAAAAGTAAGGTTCCAGTTTGTAACTTCTTTGTTCAGGCGTATGATCAAATATTCTTTTCCTCTTATGCTGGCAGGTCTGGCTTTCATGGTCAATGAAAATTTTGATAAATCCATTCAGAGAAATCATATTTCAGACGAAGAAGCTGGTGCCTATGGAGGCTGCTATAAGCTGGCTGTACTGATGACATTATTTGTTACCGCTTACCGAATGGGTATTGAACCTTTCTTCTTTAAACAAATGGATAAAGGTGATGCTAAAAAGACATATGCCAAAGTAGCGGAATATTTTGCTTTTTTTGCCTGTGCTGTTGCCTTAGGAATTATTGCGAATGTATCATGGCTGAAAGCCGTTTTTATTCCTAATAAATCCTATTGGATTGCTATAGATATCATCCCGATTATTGTTATTGCCAACCTTTGTTTTGGAATCTATTATAACTTTTCAACATGGTATAAAGTAACAGACAGAACCAGTATGGGAACGGTTATTTCATGGCTTGGGGCTGGAATCAACATTGCTCTTAACCTTTTAGCTTTAAATTACTATCACAGCATGATGGGTTCTGCATGGGCTACTTTCGGAGCATATGTTATTATGATGATCGTCTCTTATCTGTTAGGTCAGAAATACTACCCTATTCCTTACAGAATGAAAAAAATGTCCTTTTTCCTGATCCTGCTTGGCGTTTTTAGTTTCATCATTGTAAAATACCTTAACTATAATATTATAACAAGTAATCTTCTCTTTTTGGTCTTTACCGGAATGTTGATTTATTCTGAAAAAAACCTTATTTTATCGAGAATCAGAAAGAATTAA
- a CDS encoding dihydroorotase, whose product MKVLIKNVNIVNEGKVFESDILIENDLIAKIAGCISDDADQIIEGSGKYLLPGVIDDQVHFREPGLTHKGDIESESRSAIAGGTTSFIDQPNTVPNAVTQELLADKYEIASQKAYANYGFMMGGTNDNLEEVLKTNPRNVPGIKLFLGSSTGNMLVDNPETLENIFSNTKMLIAVHCEDEATIRANTQKYMDEYGDDIPVKFHHLIRSEEACYKSSSKAIELAKKTGARLHVFHLSTAKEMELFRNDIPLKDKKITAEVCVHHLTFTNEDYETRGGLIKWNPAVKTQKDKDALWEALLDDRIDVIATDHAPHTAEEKNNVYTKCPSGAPLVQHSLVVMLENYKNGKISLEKIVEKMCHNPAILFKVEKRGFVREGYKADLVLVDLNENWTVSKDNLLYKCGWSPLEGMNFHSKVTHTFVNGHLVYDNGTIAEEKFGERLLFEARD is encoded by the coding sequence ATGAAAGTTCTTATAAAAAACGTAAATATTGTTAACGAAGGAAAAGTCTTTGAAAGCGATATCCTAATAGAAAATGATTTGATAGCTAAAATAGCTGGCTGTATTTCTGACGATGCTGATCAGATTATTGAGGGTTCAGGAAAGTATCTTCTTCCCGGAGTAATAGACGATCAGGTGCATTTCCGTGAGCCAGGGCTTACTCATAAAGGAGATATTGAAAGTGAATCAAGGTCTGCCATTGCAGGGGGAACAACGAGTTTCATTGATCAGCCGAATACGGTTCCTAATGCTGTTACTCAGGAATTATTAGCAGACAAATATGAGATTGCTTCTCAAAAAGCGTATGCCAACTACGGTTTTATGATGGGAGGAACGAACGATAATCTTGAGGAAGTTTTGAAAACAAATCCAAGAAATGTTCCGGGGATCAAATTATTTTTAGGATCCTCTACAGGAAATATGCTGGTGGATAATCCAGAAACACTGGAGAATATTTTCAGCAATACAAAAATGCTGATCGCTGTTCACTGTGAAGATGAAGCCACCATCAGAGCCAATACTCAGAAATATATGGATGAATATGGGGATGATATTCCTGTAAAATTCCATCACCTGATCAGAAGTGAAGAGGCATGTTATAAATCTTCGTCCAAAGCGATTGAGCTTGCAAAAAAAACAGGAGCGAGACTTCACGTTTTCCACCTTTCAACAGCAAAGGAAATGGAGCTTTTCCGAAATGATATTCCTTTAAAAGATAAAAAGATCACCGCTGAGGTATGTGTTCACCACCTTACTTTTACCAATGAAGATTATGAAACAAGAGGAGGGCTTATCAAATGGAATCCGGCGGTAAAAACTCAAAAAGATAAAGATGCTCTTTGGGAGGCATTACTGGATGACAGAATTGATGTGATTGCTACAGACCATGCTCCGCATACAGCAGAAGAGAAGAACAATGTATATACAAAGTGTCCTTCAGGAGCACCTTTGGTACAGCATTCATTAGTTGTGATGTTGGAAAATTATAAAAATGGTAAAATATCCCTTGAGAAAATCGTTGAAAAGATGTGTCATAATCCGGCGATTCTTTTTAAAGTTGAAAAAAGAGGTTTTGTGAGAGAAGGATATAAAGCGGATCTTGTTTTAGTTGATTTAAATGAAAACTGGACAGTTTCCAAAGATAATTTACTCTATAAATGCGGTTGGAGCCCATTAGAAGGGATGAATTTCCATTCAAAAGTTACGCACACCTTTGTCAATGGGCATCTGGTGTATGACAATGGTACAATTGCAGAAGAGAAATTCGGAGAGAGATTACTTTTTGAAGCAAGGGATTAA
- a CDS encoding tetratricopeptide repeat protein — protein MYRILLILFLSISLQFSSQINTQLLSNSSWTRVKFSMLDGSRDLSQIPSQFLIWKIKGNNLCSFTDALILDKRSCMDFKLEKELMKTSDLAAYQIEKLTSDSLVVIQKVAGIDSPDKIRKMWFTKSSIVLNNLVKEKKKDSVIIASKNFTPALKRNIISEIFDNYSQKDFSHDFHLKGSILIFPKKQKIEVETENLEQTKASQKGIAFFKTTLEKNYHLWDLTGFENFEKIIIPYDITSKNGSLGNDINTIGILFFNVLNDTKGFPVSIKNKKLSLDNFDKGVDASNSNKFDKAIQFFNEAHEYDNTNTDALYNIVSISLLQNKIDIACKTLKRLKDLEQTEGMKLFKEKCLEK, from the coding sequence ATGTATAGAATCCTTTTAATCTTATTTCTCTCCATTTCATTACAGTTTAGTTCACAAATAAATACCCAATTACTTTCAAATTCTTCATGGACAAGAGTGAAATTTAGTATGTTAGATGGCAGTCGAGATTTATCACAAATACCATCCCAGTTTTTAATATGGAAAATAAAAGGAAATAACCTTTGTTCATTTACTGATGCTTTGATTTTGGATAAAAGGAGTTGTATGGACTTCAAATTAGAAAAAGAATTAATGAAGACATCAGATCTTGCGGCTTATCAAATTGAAAAACTAACTTCAGATTCTTTAGTTGTAATACAAAAAGTTGCAGGTATAGACTCTCCAGATAAAATAAGAAAGATGTGGTTCACAAAGAGTTCAATTGTACTGAATAATCTTGTGAAAGAGAAAAAGAAAGATTCTGTTATAATTGCTTCTAAAAATTTTACCCCAGCATTAAAAAGAAATATTATTTCTGAGATATTTGATAATTATTCACAAAAAGATTTTTCTCACGATTTTCATTTAAAAGGGAGCATTTTAATTTTTCCTAAAAAACAGAAGATTGAAGTAGAGACTGAAAATTTAGAACAAACTAAAGCAAGTCAAAAGGGTATTGCTTTTTTCAAAACGACCCTTGAGAAAAATTATCACCTTTGGGATTTAACAGGTTTTGAAAATTTTGAAAAAATTATTATTCCTTATGATATAACCAGTAAGAATGGAAGCTTAGGAAATGATATAAATACAATAGGTATTCTATTTTTTAATGTTTTAAATGATACCAAAGGATTTCCTGTTTCTATAAAAAATAAAAAACTTTCTTTAGACAACTTCGATAAAGGAGTGGATGCAAGTAATAGTAATAAATTTGATAAAGCCATTCAGTTCTTTAATGAAGCTCATGAATATGATAATACCAATACTGATGCATTGTATAATATAGTTTCAATTTCCTTACTCCAAAACAAAATAGATATTGCATGTAAGACACTGAAAAGATTAAAAGATCTGGAACAAACAGAAGGAATGAAATTATTTAAAGAAAAATGTTTAGAAAAATAA